The Nitrospirales bacterium genome includes a window with the following:
- a CDS encoding response regulator, whose protein sequence is MGAKIVDGHQSFKGTESETCLMRRVVIVEDDPIVLHFLHRMLSIQGYDCLAFQQEQEALQCLRAHRPALIITGDPMPSMTIVQFLEHLYGHGDDAPIPVILLTNKDDRHDVSRDEAKRLGVQTFLAKPLDYRKISVAVETALPDRLRR, encoded by the coding sequence ATGGGAGCAAAAATTGTGGACGGTCACCAGAGTTTCAAGGGGACAGAATCAGAGACTTGTCTTATGCGTCGTGTTGTGATTGTCGAGGATGATCCGATCGTGCTTCATTTTCTCCATCGTATGTTGAGTATTCAAGGTTATGATTGCTTGGCCTTTCAGCAAGAACAAGAGGCGCTTCAATGTCTTCGAGCTCATCGGCCGGCGCTGATTATCACGGGTGATCCAATGCCGTCGATGACGATTGTGCAGTTCTTGGAGCATCTCTACGGTCATGGTGATGATGCACCGATTCCAGTGATCCTGTTGACGAACAAGGACGATCGGCATGATGTCTCTCGCGATGAGGCCAAGCGGTTGGGTGTTCAAACGTTTCTCGCTAAACCACTTGATTATCGAAAGATCAGTGTTGCCGTTGAAACCGCCCTTCCCGACAGGTTACGGCGGTAA
- a CDS encoding sigma 54-interacting transcriptional regulator, which produces MTALTEALSILVFRQERSSQDFDPVGTIPEWTRLLTGKAQEEAADLSAILLSPFLQHFLKDVRALFTSQSKGKLTSGIWSERGVDDRDYQFEAVAVAGLDCHLLLIQRLGDEGIDIQQVLQTARERGLQHHHAMTEQQRVQRVLGGRLEQSEQLRDDLVAILDRLQLGTIMTDQSRKISFVSQTVHRLLGMGKASVIGLHWKELPVFSVEQRAALEMMLARPARERTKVPIVVEQRKGGRISLEIDIQEDPRNADRTIFFLYDVTEVEDLRGELSEKSRFFDLVGKSRAITDIYKRIEDIAPVEATVLIEGETGTGKELVARAIHEASPRRDGPFIAVNCAGLTDSLLGSQLFGHKRGAFTGATHDHQGFFEAAQAGTLFLDEIGDMPLSIQTTLLRVLQEKEIMRLGESHPRKVDVRVVTATHQNLAELVQTGSFRADLLYRVRVARLSLPTLRDRREDIPLLADVFFRQARTVTKKMDIQEISPDAMQQLLRYRWPGNVRELKSALDYAFIHSRGPAILPADLPPECFEAPMSVSTTLDPELDEREQILAALKRAKGKRALAARMLGMSRSTFYRRLEGFGISSQE; this is translated from the coding sequence TTGACAGCGCTCACTGAGGCTCTCTCCATCCTGGTTTTTAGGCAGGAGCGGTCTTCACAGGACTTTGATCCGGTCGGAACAATTCCAGAATGGACGCGTCTGTTGACCGGAAAAGCTCAAGAGGAGGCTGCGGATCTTTCCGCCATTCTTCTCTCGCCATTTCTACAACATTTTTTGAAAGACGTCCGTGCATTGTTCACTTCACAATCCAAAGGCAAACTGACATCAGGAATCTGGAGCGAGCGGGGTGTAGACGATCGAGACTATCAGTTCGAAGCGGTCGCAGTCGCAGGCCTTGACTGTCACCTCTTGTTGATCCAACGGCTCGGAGACGAGGGGATAGATATCCAACAGGTACTCCAGACAGCGAGGGAACGTGGCTTACAGCATCATCACGCGATGACGGAACAGCAGAGAGTTCAGCGAGTCCTGGGTGGCCGGCTGGAACAGAGCGAACAACTTCGCGATGACTTAGTCGCGATACTCGATCGCTTGCAATTGGGAACAATCATGACCGATCAGAGCAGGAAAATTTCCTTTGTCAGCCAGACGGTGCATCGACTTCTGGGGATGGGGAAGGCAAGTGTGATCGGACTTCACTGGAAGGAGCTTCCTGTCTTTTCGGTTGAACAGCGAGCGGCGCTCGAAATGATGCTGGCCCGTCCGGCTAGGGAGCGAACCAAAGTCCCCATCGTGGTCGAACAGAGAAAAGGAGGGCGAATCTCGCTTGAAATCGATATCCAGGAAGATCCGCGCAACGCCGATCGAACAATCTTTTTTCTCTATGATGTTACGGAGGTGGAGGATCTACGAGGAGAACTTTCAGAAAAAAGTCGGTTTTTTGATCTTGTCGGAAAGAGCCGAGCAATTACGGACATCTACAAGCGAATTGAGGATATCGCTCCCGTCGAAGCCACGGTTCTTATCGAAGGCGAGACGGGCACGGGCAAGGAGCTGGTCGCGCGAGCTATCCATGAAGCGAGTCCTCGACGGGACGGTCCTTTCATCGCGGTGAATTGTGCCGGGTTAACAGATTCACTCCTCGGGAGCCAGTTGTTTGGGCATAAACGAGGGGCCTTTACCGGAGCGACTCATGATCATCAGGGCTTTTTCGAAGCTGCGCAAGCGGGCACCCTCTTTCTGGATGAAATCGGTGATATGCCATTGAGCATCCAAACGACTCTGCTTCGGGTGCTCCAGGAAAAAGAGATCATGCGCTTGGGAGAATCACATCCCCGAAAAGTGGACGTTCGAGTCGTCACGGCCACACATCAAAATCTCGCGGAGCTGGTCCAGACTGGAAGTTTTCGAGCGGACCTTTTATACAGGGTTCGAGTGGCAAGATTGTCTCTTCCGACGTTACGGGATCGGCGGGAAGATATTCCTCTTTTAGCGGACGTCTTTTTCCGGCAGGCTCGTACGGTGACGAAAAAAATGGATATCCAGGAAATTAGCCCAGATGCGATGCAGCAGCTTTTACGGTATCGATGGCCTGGAAATGTGCGTGAGCTGAAAAGCGCATTGGATTATGCCTTCATCCATAGTCGAGGACCGGCCATATTACCTGCAGACCTTCCGCCAGAATGTTTTGAGGCGCCAATGAGCGTCTCGACCACTCTCGACCCCGAACTTGATGAGCGAGAACAGATTCTTGCAGCTCTGAAGCGCGCCAAAGGCAAGCGAGCGTTAGCCGCCAGAATGCTGGGGATGAGTCGCTCCACCTTCTACCGTCGTTTGGAGGGTTTCGGTATTTCCTCCCAGGAATAA
- a CDS encoding DUF481 domain-containing protein has product MKQGVWGCVVLLVMMLALPAHAGVIAQVDLKDGSRLLGEIIDMTDGNLKMKAAFSKSDPISILWSEVVGITSEESMSFVLKDGIVLNGKPKMVEPGKLEMQTTILTRPLPVDVHSILAVNPPEKKAVEFTGNLNFGGSINSGNTHLKNASLLGELVARSDRMRLTLQARWIYGENDNTIIARNAYGLIKLDFFITKRFYAYTSAIFEQDTFQDLQLRTSINAGPGYQFIDVGDFTSPYLKDMKLSAEIGFGFFNEDFKVAEDKSYATGRWAVDFLWPVLPTVTFFHQHQGFPSLEDTSDFYVITQQGVRVKVWKDFISSLQINWRYDNTPSPGNKKSDFLYLLTLGYNFVS; this is encoded by the coding sequence ATGAAACAAGGAGTATGGGGCTGTGTTGTGTTGCTCGTGATGATGCTGGCGCTTCCCGCCCACGCTGGGGTCATCGCTCAGGTCGATCTCAAGGATGGAAGCCGCTTACTGGGCGAAATTATCGACATGACTGACGGGAACTTGAAGATGAAAGCGGCGTTTAGCAAAAGTGACCCCATTAGTATTCTTTGGAGTGAAGTTGTTGGGATAACGTCTGAAGAGTCCATGAGCTTTGTCCTGAAGGACGGGATTGTCCTGAACGGAAAGCCCAAGATGGTCGAACCCGGCAAGTTAGAGATGCAAACGACGATCTTGACACGTCCACTTCCTGTCGATGTGCATTCGATTCTTGCCGTGAATCCTCCCGAAAAAAAAGCAGTCGAATTTACCGGCAACCTCAATTTTGGCGGTTCTATTAACTCCGGAAATACCCATCTCAAGAATGCGAGTCTTCTGGGTGAGCTCGTGGCTCGGAGTGATCGGATGCGCCTCACCTTACAGGCTCGGTGGATCTATGGGGAAAATGACAACACCATCATCGCGCGTAATGCGTATGGGCTGATCAAGCTTGACTTCTTTATCACCAAGCGTTTTTACGCCTATACCAGCGCGATTTTTGAACAAGATACGTTTCAAGACTTGCAACTTCGAACCTCGATCAATGCAGGACCCGGGTATCAATTTATCGATGTGGGAGATTTTACGAGCCCCTATTTGAAGGATATGAAGCTCAGCGCTGAAATTGGTTTTGGGTTCTTTAATGAAGATTTCAAAGTGGCTGAAGATAAAAGTTATGCGACCGGTCGATGGGCCGTAGATTTTTTGTGGCCCGTGTTGCCGACTGTCACGTTCTTTCACCAACATCAGGGATTTCCTTCTCTGGAGGATACGAGCGACTTTTATGTGATCACTCAGCAAGGCGTCCGGGTCAAAGTGTGGAAGGACTTTATTTCAAGTCTTCAGATCAATTGGCGGTATGACAACACACCTTCTCCAGGGAATAAAAAATCAGATTTTCTCTATCTCCTCACGTTGGGGTATAACTTCGTATCTTAA